Below is a genomic region from Primulina eburnea isolate SZY01 chromosome 9, ASM2296580v1, whole genome shotgun sequence.
GAACGGAACCCTAGCAACGTTGTTGATAACCCACCGTCCAACGGAAATGACGGTGAAAATCAGCGTCGGAGAACGCCGTTTACGGACCTCAGTCAAGTCGATTCCGATCTTGCTCTCGCCCGAACCCTTCAAGAACaggtttttattttattctgtTTTTTCCTCGTTCTACTGTtaataatttgtttctaactACCCGTTAATTTTTTCCTTATTTCTTATCTATTCAAGGGTGAGAATTTGTTGCTCATGACTCTTACTTAATTGGATAAACCCAGATTTTGCCTTCTGGAAGATTTGTAAAAGTTTTAAATTGAATTCATTTAACGGCACGGTTCTATTCTGTTTACTCTTTactatatagtttttttttgttAACAAAGATTCGATTGTCGTTTAGGGTTTCCTGGTTTTATTTGAAACGTATCTGAGCAGTCATAGAGGTTTATCCTTGATGCTAACCTGTaccttttcctttttttttttggaaaacagCATAATTTGTATTTCATGTAACAGGAAAGGGCGTATATGATGTTGAGGATGGATGGTGGTGATGCCAGTGATTATGGAAGTTGGGAAACTGGGAGTTTTGGGCACGAAGAGGATGACAACGACAATGTTGACCATGATGATGCCAGTGAAGAGGATAATAATGTTACCGACGTGGAGTTGGATGATGAGCTGGATGACGATTCGGAAGATGTGTTTGACATGTATGATCATGAGGAAGGAGTAGAAAATGGGAGCCAAAATTCTGAGTTGGATCCCTCTGCTTTTTCCAGTGATGAAGCCTATGCAAGAGCTTTACAAGATGCTGAAGAACGGGAAATGGCAGCTAGAATGTTGGCTCTAGCTGGAATAAGTGACAGTGAGTGTATAAATTGGCCATCTTTTGGTTGCTTCCTGTGTTATTATCCATATGTTTTTTTGAGTGAACTTTGGATGATTTACTCCATTCTTAACTACTTAATAGTGGTAATtggggaagaagaagaagatgatgacgacgacgacgacgacgacgacgaTCATGGTGACAATTCTCAGGTACCTTGATGCACATGGTTGTCTTATTTACCTTTTCACTGTCAAAAGTTATTTTACACTTGCTATCAATCATTAATTCGGTAGATTGAGGAACTCTTCTAAGCTCTGCTTGATAAGGTTTGGATGGCGAAATCTTTTGACCTGAATAAATGTTGCTTCTTCGAATATTGAACTCTGATATATTTATTCCACAATCATCTCATATATTTTGTTAACTTTTGCTTATCTTTCACATTTCTTTATTCACATTTCCCCTTGATTTGAGCTGATGAGCCTCATTTCAAGGAAATTAGTAAAGCTTGATTCTATAATAAGACGACAAGAAACTTATGGAGTGAGAGAGGAGAGGTCAAGAAGGGGGGAAAGCTATTCTTCAGGCTTTGGTGTTTCTCGTTCGTGTGACTGAAAATAATATTGGAAATCATCGGAATACTTTTGCTAGACCTCTAATTCATTATTTGTAGAATATTTAGAAAGCGCTGACCATGCCATAAAAGTTGCATTATCTTGACATAGAATTACCAGCCTATGTAGCACGGAtaccttaaatttttttttgaattatcGGATACGGATACGACACGCGGATACGCGTGTCGGATACCTCAAAATCCGTATCGTTGACTTTGTTTAGGGTTGACCATCCGGATACGTTTTGGACATGGCGAGGACACGCCATGGATACGGCGTGGATACGTTTTTCGGATACGTTTGGGCAAAATTgcaaatatttaaaagttttaggGGTTAATTAAAAAAGGACTAaaaggaaaataatttaaaataaattaggaTGGGCTTTTAAATCCCTAAATACATTTGTCCATCTCTTTCATTCCATTTCTGCTCAAGCGTCTCTCAATTCAACCGATATGGATGTTTGATTTCTTTTTACTTGCTTAAGATGGATTTTGCatttaatattttgtacttAAGATATTatgattaatgaaatattaCATCTATctctataatttttatttttcaatactaaatttatataaatataaatatatttaatatttatatttattttaatgattgTCGTATCCTAGCCGTATCGTgtcttatattttcaaattttggcGTGTCGCCGTATCTGTATCGTATTCGATACGATA
It encodes:
- the LOC140841400 gene encoding E3 ubiquitin ligase BIG BROTHER-related-like isoform X4 produces the protein MENTNAKPDAIAEGEERNPSNVVDNPPSNGNDGENQRRRTPFTDLSQVDSDLALARTLQEQERAYMMLRMDGGDASDYGSWETGSFGHEEDDNDNVDHDDASEEDNNVTDVELDDELDDDSEDVFDMYDHEEGVENGSQNSELDPSAFSSDEAYARALQDAEEREMAARMLALAGISDKEDDDDDDDDDDDHGDNSQDAWDEVDPDELSYEELLALGEVVGTESRGLSVDTIASLPSVNYKSQGDQAGISDSCVICRLDYEDGETLTVLSCKHSYHAECINNWLKINKVCPVCSTEVSTSGKS
- the LOC140841400 gene encoding E3 ubiquitin ligase BIG BROTHER-related-like isoform X2, with product MENTNAKPDAIAEGEERNPSNVVDNPPSNGNDGENQRRRTPFTDLSQVDSDLALARTLQEQERAYMMLRMDGGDASDYGSWETGSFGHEEDDNDNVDHDDASEEDNNVTDVELDDELDDDSEDVFDMYDHEEGVENGSQNSELDPSAFSSDEAYARALQDAEEREMAARMLALAGISDMVIGEEEEDDDDDDDDDDDHGDNSQDAWDEVDPDELSYEELLALGEVVGTESRGLSVDTIASLPSVNYKSQGDQAGISDSLDYEDGETLTVLSCKHSYHAECINNWLKINKVCPVCSTEVSTSGKS
- the LOC140841400 gene encoding E3 ubiquitin ligase BIG BROTHER-related-like isoform X3, translating into MENTNAKPDAIAEGEERNPSNVVDNPPSNGNDGENQRRRTPFTDLSQVDSDLALARTLQEQERAYMMLRMDGGDASDYGSWETGSFGHEEDDNDNVDHDDASEEDNNVTDVELDDELDDDSEDVFDMYDHEEGVENGSQNSELDPSAFSSDEAYARALQDAEEREMAARMLALAGISDKEEDDDDDDDDDDDHGDNSQDAWDEVDPDELSYEELLALGEVVGTESRGLSVDTIASLPSVNYKSQGDQAGISDSCVICRLDYEDGETLTVLSCKHSYHAECINNWLKINKVCPVCSTEVSTSGKS
- the LOC140841400 gene encoding E3 ubiquitin ligase BIG BROTHER-related-like isoform X1; protein product: MENTNAKPDAIAEGEERNPSNVVDNPPSNGNDGENQRRRTPFTDLSQVDSDLALARTLQEQERAYMMLRMDGGDASDYGSWETGSFGHEEDDNDNVDHDDASEEDNNVTDVELDDELDDDSEDVFDMYDHEEGVENGSQNSELDPSAFSSDEAYARALQDAEEREMAARMLALAGISDMVIGEEEEDDDDDDDDDDDHGDNSQDAWDEVDPDELSYEELLALGEVVGTESRGLSVDTIASLPSVNYKSQGDQAGISDSCVICRLDYEDGETLTVLSCKHSYHAECINNWLKINKVCPVCSTEVSTSGKS